TGGCGTCTTGGCGTCTCTGCGTCTTGGCGTTTCATATGTTCCGCTACACTCCAAGCATGAACGACAGCACCACCAACGTCGAAGCACTCAAAGAGCTTGTCGCCGCGTTTGTTGCCGAGCGGGACTGGGAGCGGTACCACGTCCCGAAACACCTGGCGATGTCGATCGCGATCGAGGCGGCGGAGCTGATGGAGCACTTCCAGTGGGTCGATACGGAATCGCCCGAGGACGTCATGGCCGACGACGAACGCATGCAGCAGGTGCGCGAGGAGCTGAGCGATGTGCTGGCGTACACGCTGTCGCTGGCGAACGCGCTGAAGATCGATGTGAGTTCGGCCTACGCGGCGAAGATGAAGAAGAACGCGGTGAAGTACCCGGCGGACGAGGTGAAGCGCTGGGATTGAGACGAGGGGATTCGTTATACAAACCAACTGACTGGACTGGTTGCTTAAGCAACCAGTCCGAGGATCCAACCACATTCCTAATCGTGTCTGAGCGCAACGATCGGGTCTTGCTGCGCCGCCTTGATCGCGGGATAGACGCCGAACAGCACACCGACCGCGGCGGCGAAGGCGAAGCCGACGACCATCGGCAGCGGCATCAGGATCGGCGCATCGCCATCGACGAAGTACGCCCGCAACCCCTCGGCCGAGTCCCACGGCCCCGACTGCGCGAGGTTGATCAGCCCGGCGTGGGTCAGGCACCAGCCCGACGCGACGAGCAATCCGATCACCCCGCCCACGCCGGCGAGCACGGTCGTCTCGACCAGAAACTGCGACACGATGTGCAGCCGGGTCGCGCCCAGCGCCCGGCGGATCCCGATCTCGCGCGTCCGTTCGGTCACCGACGCGAGCATGATGTTCATGATCCCGATCCCGCCGACGAGCAAGCTCAGTGCGCCGACGACGATCATCAGCCGGTTGCTGCGGTTGGCGGTGTCTTCGCGCTGCTGGATCAGCTCGAGCGGGACGGTCACCTGCACATCCTGCTGCGCGTGCCCCGCCTCGATCACTCGGCGGACCTGCGCCGCGACGGGCAACACTTGCGACGTATCCTCGACACGGATAATCAATTCTGACAGCTCGACATCTTCCCCGGCCGTGCCGCCCGGCAACAGTCGCAGGTCGCCGAAGCGCGACTCCGCCGCCTCAAGCGGGATGAAGATATCGAAGTTGATGTCCCGGCCCGCGGTGACGCCGATGGGCTCGAGGATGCCGACGACGGTGAATGGTTGGCCGTCGATGCTGAACGTGTTGCCCAGCGCGTCTTCGAGGCGGAAGAGATGGCTCGCGGCGTCGGCACCGATGACGGCGTTGAACTTGCCCGCATCGGCATCGTCGAGCGTTCGGCCGCGCGCGATACGCATCGGCAGCGTCTCGAACAGTGTCGGCTCTGTGCCGTACACCCGCGCGGCTTGCACGGTCTCCGCCCCGCGGTAGATGAACGAACCGACCTGCTTGAGCGGGACCATCCGCTGCACCGGCCCCACGCTGGGCTGCTGCAGGCGGCGCAGGTCCAGCCGGGTCAGGCCGTACGAGCTGACCATCACCTGCGGCCCGTCGTCGTTCCCGCCGCCGGCCCCGCCGCTGTCTTCCTGCTGCGGGATGTCGGACGCCGGCGGCTTGACGGATTTGAGCAGGATGTTGTTGGCGCCGAGCTCACGGATGCCGGCAAGCGCAGCGCGTTTGGACCCTTCGCCGTAGGCCGAGATCGCGACGACCGCGCCGACGCCGATGATGATGCCCAGCGCGGTCAGCAGCGACCGCAGCTTGTGCAGCATGATGTTCGCCAGGCCGAGGCGGAGGGTTTCGAGAAGGAAGGTCATGGGCGGCTGGGTCTAGGGTTTAGGGCCTAGGGTTTAGGTCGGGGATCATACCCCGGGGGCTAGAACAAGGCGGCGGTTGGCAGGCAACACAGGCCAGAGCAATGCGTTCGCGAAGGTCAATGACTGACAGCTCAATGCCAGACGCGCGATACTCCCTTACGATACGCCGATGGCAGAGATTGAGGTCGGTCAGGAATTAGAAACGGCGACGCACTGGGCGTACGACGTGCGGGTGTTTGATGAGGGCCGTACGCACGACTTCGCGGTGACGCTGTCGTTCCAGGATTACGATCTCTGGTCGCGCGGCCAGGCCGCGCCCAGCCGGGTCGTCGAGGCGTGCTTCGAGTTCCTCTTAGCCAATGAAGGCGCAGACGAGATCAGCCCGAAGTTTGATTGCTCGGTGATTCGGCGGTACTTCCCGGATGTGGATGCGGAGCTACCGGGGATGCTTTGAAGTCTGCGTGCCGGGTGCCACATCGTGAGTCCACGAGCTTTGTGCCGTCTTGGAACATCATCGGTTCAAATATACAAAGCTCGCG
The sequence above is a segment of the Phycisphaeraceae bacterium D3-23 genome. Coding sequences within it:
- a CDS encoding nucleotide pyrophosphohydrolase, which gives rise to MNDSTTNVEALKELVAAFVAERDWERYHVPKHLAMSIAIEAAELMEHFQWVDTESPEDVMADDERMQQVREELSDVLAYTLSLANALKIDVSSAYAAKMKKNAVKYPADEVKRWD
- a CDS encoding ABC transporter permease, with translation MTFLLETLRLGLANIMLHKLRSLLTALGIIIGVGAVVAISAYGEGSKRAALAGIRELGANNILLKSVKPPASDIPQQEDSGGAGGGNDDGPQVMVSSYGLTRLDLRRLQQPSVGPVQRMVPLKQVGSFIYRGAETVQAARVYGTEPTLFETLPMRIARGRTLDDADAGKFNAVIGADAASHLFRLEDALGNTFSIDGQPFTVVGILEPIGVTAGRDINFDIFIPLEAAESRFGDLRLLPGGTAGEDVELSELIIRVEDTSQVLPVAAQVRRVIEAGHAQQDVQVTVPLELIQQREDTANRSNRLMIVVGALSLLVGGIGIMNIMLASVTERTREIGIRRALGATRLHIVSQFLVETTVLAGVGGVIGLLVASGWCLTHAGLINLAQSGPWDSAEGLRAYFVDGDAPILMPLPMVVGFAFAAAVGVLFGVYPAIKAAQQDPIVALRHD